The Panicum virgatum strain AP13 chromosome 3N, P.virgatum_v5, whole genome shotgun sequence genome includes the window tcaaaattcaaaattttctcaaGTTTTTGCGGGGCAACTTGAAAAatcatgaacatgaaagttgttcatctTTCGAAAAATACAACattggttttggacaaaaaattttgtttgagctataattaagaaattattttcaaagtagatgggtttgaaatttgaaagaTAGTTTAAATCTTTAAAAACCATGATTCAAAagacttgtcatttcatgtgtaaaatttcattttctcactttaacttcaactagactttggtttaccATGACATTAGTGACATGCCAATTCAATTTCATATGTATACCTTTATTAGTTTGTGAGTTATTGATTGCCAAAGTGCATATACAATggcacatacatacacatacacatgcatacacacataaatgtattcgattccatttttcttggttgattatgcatgaaaccatatttaatatttcttgcttagtATTTTAAAACTGTGGGATGTCACAACGGCGAAGGCAGCGGTGGGTaatggagggggggggggggcaaaccccCCTACTGCCACCGGAGCCATGGAGTCCCCCCGGAGCCCCTCCATGGATTTTGGATGCTAGAACAAGGTGTAGGGgaggctggaggtggaagatgacCCTGTTTAGGCTGCTCCTCACAAGTTGGGCTGGTAAATTGGTAATAGAGTATGGCGGCCCACTAAAAGAAACTTCCAGCCACTCAAGCCCAAGACCCAACCCATCAACCGCACAATAGCAGAGCAAACCCTATCCTGCTCTGCTATTGCATTGAAAGAAGCTTTGGTCCGTATGCTTTCAGCATGTTGAGAGCTGCACAACTATTGCATTGAAAGAAGCTTTGATCCTTATGCTTTCAAGTCATAATTTGTCAATCTCTATGCTTCGTGGGCAAGGGTATGATGGAACTTCTAATATGAGAGGTGAATTTAATGGGGTGCAGAAATTGATTCGTGATGAGAATCCTTATGCTTTCTATGTCCATTGTTTTGCCCAGCAATTGCAACTAGTGGTTGTTACTGTTTCAACATCTAGTGCAGATATTGCAGATTTCGTTAACTATGTTCCTTTAATAGTCAACAGTGTGGGTGCATCTTGTATGAGAAAGGATGCTCTGCTTGCAAAGCATCATGATGTGTTGCTACAAAAGATTGAGAATGGTGAGATTATGACCGGAAGAGGATTAAACCAAGAAAGTAGCCTAGCTAGACCTGGAGATACTAGATGGGGTTCACATCTTAAAACTTTGCTTCTGTGAGAAGAATGAGATCGAAGTGCCAGATATGGATAAGGAAATAAATGTTAGAGTGACATCCAGACATAGAAAGCAAAAGGTAACAAACATGCATTACTATCATGTTGAGATTTTTCTTGTCGCCATTGATGCCATTTTGACTGAGCTGAATCATCGGTTTAGTGAAACTAGTTCAGAGTTATTAGTATATATGGCTTGTTTTAACCCAAGGAAGTCCTTACCAAATTTCGATGTGGATAAACTTGTGAGACTTGCTGAAATCTATACTGAGGATTTTGATATTGGTGACCTTGCTGTTTTGCCAACTAAACTTAAATCCTTCATCAACCGTGCTAGAAGAACTCCAGATTTTATTGGATGTACTGAACTTGAAAAAATTGCTGAAATTATGGTCAAGACTAATATGAACACATCTTATCGATTGGTTTATCATCTCATTGAGCTAACCTTGATACTACCGGTGGCAACAGCTTCAGTTGAGAGGATATTTTCAGCCATGTCCATTATAAAGACATTTGCGTAGTAAAATGGGTGATGAATGGCTCAGTGACTTGATGATTTGCTATAATGAGAAGGAGATATTTAGAAAGATTGGTGATGAAAAGATCAAAAAGAGGTTTGAAGAGATGAAAAATCGTCGTATGTTGTTGACTAAAAAATTAATGGTAAGCTCTATTCTATTCTAAGTCGCAATTTCAAGGTTCATATATGTTTTACTAATCAATTATGTTTATTTATGTTGATTGCTTCTTCGGGTGAATAATGGGTATCACCGTCACGCGCGGCGTCTATTAGTTTCGTAATTTGGCTTTTCGGTATGGATAAACCGCATCCTTTATTTTTCATGATGTATTTTGTGATTTTTATTGTCCATCAATGTTTTAATATAAGACTACTTCAAACTATTATATTTGTCTTTTCTGAGGTGTCGTAGTGGTATTATGTCTTTGTAGCATTTTTTTTCCAGCCCCTCCTAAATTTTTTCCTGGCTCCACCACTGCCAGCATGCACTTCCTGGAGGTGCTATATGCAGTGGGAGAGCTTAGAAATGAGATGATTTTGCCTCCTTCATTAGCTGTCCCAATCAAAATACAGAACAGCCGCTGATGGCATCCTTACTTCAAGGTGAGAGTAGAAACTAGGAAATTGGAGACTTTAAAAGGTATTATGTGCTTCTCCAATTCCAAATCTTCCTTCTATATTTGGAGAGACTCCTTTTCTTCCAAGGTCTAATTCTTTAAAGCCCTTTCTGCCATCATGTCTACTTGGTTGGGATCTGCCTTTTCCATGAATTGATCAACCATATCCCAGAGAGTCAGGATGACCTGCTGGGCTCTTGGAGGTAATTCTTCCTCCATTCAGTGCAAAAAATGATGCCTCTTCGACTTGTACTGCATATATTGCACGCTGTAACAAAGTACATCATGGAAAATATTGACCTACACGTACATTTCTTGTTACATGACCACATTCCTAATTAACATATTCAACCAAAGCCTCACCTCCAAGAGACAACACAAGAAGCGCTGGCCATTATGCTTGCCTTCCCAGACGAACATGCGCCTTGGGTGTTTGCCATGGCGTCACCTGACCAAGGACTAATGGTTCACTCCACCCCAAGTGTCATCCTCCTTCCCGTCAGGAACAACATTAACAGAGGATGTCTACCAAAGGCGAAGATCAAAAGGACCAAATTTATCATCAGAAAAACTATTGCAACATCATGTGATGTCACCCTCAACAACAAATGCATAAACCATGGTAACACTATTGGGAGATGAGCACTAACTAGAATGAAATCATAAAATAAGCTACATATTTATTACCTGCACCTCCTCTTCATTTTTATCCTATCTTTCTCTTTCCTCGTACTCACTGCATCCAAGATCCAGGACCCTCGCCACTATTTTTATGGTTTGCCAGCGATCATTGGATACGATGGTGAGCCCCTCCTCTCCTCGATGCATCCTTTGATTTCTCCTTTGCTATTTTTTATCATAGACTCTTTGCAGAGGAGGTTATCTATGTCATTCAATTCGTTAGATTTTTCTTACTACACGTAGCGGTTGTACCCTATCCTCGTGAAGCattgcggcggcgatggcggcggcatgccggccgaaccacttgtgCCCTTTCCCCTCAAGCACTGCATTATTGCCTCTACTAATACTGTGCATGCAACCCCTCTTTTGGGGGCACATCCTCATGCAACATTGACAGCCATGGGGATCCCGTTGCCAAATCCAAGTTGGGACGTTTCGTTGGCGATGAGATGCGTTTTAAGGTATATTTTTTGTTTCATGGTTCTTTGATTAGATTGTTTCATTTTTGAATGAGTTCTTCGATTCGTTCCCCTTCAGATATGTTCCTGTGTGCTCTCAATTCCAAATCACACATTAACTAGGCCATGTTTCCACTCTGATTTATTCACTTTTAGACAATTAACCAATATTGTTAATAGCTTTCTTGTGGCATTTCAAGGGCACAAGCGAGGCCGACAtaaagatgaaaaaaaaacatttttccTAATGGCCATGTCAATTGGGGCAATATGTAGAATGGTTTTACTACAAGCAATAATATAGTAGTAATTCTCAGTCTTTTGGAGCATAAATTTATTATTGCACATCCACATCACAAAGCAGATGAATCTGCAATAGTATTTTTCATAATTCACAGTAGTATTTTTTCATATTCAAGTAGTATTTTGTAACATCCCATATTTTTACAAAATGTTAAATACTccaaaaatatgaaattttcaaaaacttttgtgTGGCAGTGAGTTAGCTagggtaattcaaggataaaTTCTACCCTTTCCCAAATTCCTAGCAAATAAAATTCAATTTAACATATGGATATATTGTTAGTgtggaatatttggattttatttggaTGTATGACTCTACCTTGTTTAATTTTATTTGTATAATTAATTTTTGGTTTGAAATGAGTGGTGTTTAATTTGGAATggccattcaaattaaatacAAAAACCTACAACTAACTTGGGCTCAAAGCCCCTAACCTAACCCAACCCAAACTCCCTATCTGGCCCGCTAACCCCGCCGACCGGCCCAATCCCCCACGCGCGCTCGGCCCAGACTGGCCCAAGCCGCCGCACCCCTCAGCCCACAGCCGCagccctctcttctctctcgctGAGACGGTCGCTTCTTCCTCCCTACcactccgccgctcgccgcttgcGTCAGCGCCTGCGTCACGGCGCTTGCCCGGCGCGCCCAACGGCCTCGCTCCGCGCCCAGGGCGACGTCATCTTCCACTACCGCCTCACCACGACCCCGAGCTCCAGTCGGAAATGCCTCGGACCCGCACCGCGTCCGTCCCATCACCGCCGCTCCCTCGGCGTCCGGGCCCCCCCTGGAACCCTAGCTTCGCACCTCCTTAAGCCCCGGCCTCCGCCCCTAACGAAACCCTAATCAATTCGGGGGTTTTCCCCTTCCACCGCCGCCAATTTCAAGGAGAGGGGGAGAAgcagaggggagggaaggacgCCGCGAGGAGGACGACCGCGGCCGGGATCTTCGTCACGCCTGCGCCCCGTACGGCTACGTCGACCGTAGCTGCGCGGCACTGCACAGCCTCGACCCCCCGGCCTCACCTTGCCACCGCACCCAGCTCGGCGTCCACAGGCCCACCGGTGAGCGCCACTGCCGCCCTTCTTCCTCCGCTTCCCTGTGCCGGCGTCGCCTCTGGCCGTCGTGTTCTAGCCCTAGCCAGCCCTAGGTCACCCTTGCCCTTTGTGTGTCCGCCTGCAGGAGCccgacgccgctccgccgccgtagACCACAACCTGCCGTCGCCCTACCCTCGCGCCGCCATGCCGAACTTGCTCGGCACGGCCACGCCGCGGCCCTGGGAACCAGGTGCCCGCACGTGCGCGCGCGACCCCGAGCTGAGCAAGCATCGGGCGCCGCCTTTTGGCGTGCCCCGGCGAggtccgccaccaccaccatccttTTCGTCGCCGCCACGGCCTCGCCATGACATCACCCTGCGCCCGCGGTGCGCGCGCGAGCGCTCGGTTTCCCGAGGCTGGGCCTTTGCCTTGCCTTGGCGCTGAGCcacatcgccgtcgccgcgcccacGCCATGACGTCGTGTTCGCGGCATGGCGAGGCCGTAGGGGGACATTCTGTCGAGCACTTTGCGCGCGTCCGGCCGTTACACCCACGCCCAagccacacacacgcacacacgagCCGAGCTGTACCAGATCTAAATGTTTTCTTATTATTTTGCTCTTACAGTTGTCTGATTTTTCATGTAGTTACTCATGTCATTGACTGTAATTCTCCTGCAGTAATATAGCAGCGATGGAAATGTGTTACGATGAGGGCAATCTCCCCATTATGGAAATGTTGGAAATGTGTTCCGATGAGCGCAATCTCCTCATTATGGAAATGTGTTACGATGAACTTGAAATGGTATGCTGTTACTAGTATAGATGTAAATATCGCACTGTCAGTCAATTTGTCTGTCTATATCTGTATATTTGAAACTGACTGTTGTTTTGAATAAATTGGATCACTGTAGATGGACTTTGAACACTTCTCGGTGTACGACAGACTGACAATGGAGAAGTGGACGCGTATTGAAATAATGGCAGGAAAGCTGTGGGAAAAGGTGTGATTTACAATTATCGGCAAATTCCGTTATTTAAGAAATTGAGCATCAGACAAGGCTAGATTCCTTATCTGCCTTTATGTTGTGTTTTCAAAACTAATCATTGTTTTAAAATTCTTTCATGTAACAGTGGCAAAACGGAGCTGCATCATGGGCTATGCAGAGTGCTGGATCATCGACGTCATCACTACCTCCTCTCCCAGCAGCAGGCCCGCCCCCTATTTTGGAAGAGCTGCTGGGACCAGGATTACAGGCAGTTGATGTTCTCACAGTCACAGAAATCTTGGTCTCCATGACGGAGATACTAGCTGTCGGAGGATTTCTCGGCGCTCTGGGTTTTGCCGTTAATGTCCTTGGCCCAAGAGTCGCTCTTGCTCAACTTCTTGGTCTAACTGCGACGGCACCAGCTCTTGGTACACCTAACCAGGTAACACCCATCTGAACCGATGCTGTGAGGGAGTTTGGGTGGGGAGATAACAGGAACAGGAAGTGGGGAGGGCCGGAGCCCCGGAGGGGGAGGGTTTGGGAACTGAGAGTGACGCTTCGATGAGAATTTTTTGTTTCTGAAATGACTGATTCTCTCTTTCAATCTGGGTTAacctgcaggatcagtctcggcggacgaggaggaggagccggtggGGGCCTCCTCAGTGTTACTTGTGCAGCCGCCGTGAGGTGTCACATTTCTTTAGCTGCTGTCAGGATCTGGTTTGTTACGACTGCGCGTCCGGGCGGGGTCCCGCCATGTGTAGGTGCACCTCCAGGCGCCGTCCAGTGCCGCACCGCCCACAGTACTCGCCGCTTCCAAGTCGGACAGTGCGCCTCCTCCAGCACCCAATCTGGCAGATCTACAACATCTCAGATGAGCCTAACTTCATCGTAATTCGCTACTTCCGGCCAGAGGACGCCGCTTATTCGCAAGAGACCACCGGAATCCGTTATACCTTTCACTTCTTCATGGAGGGCGCGCAGTGGACGAGACGCATTTCAGCCTGGTACACTGCTACTCCTCACGCCCAGGTGGCGCGGATTTTTCTCATAGAGGACAGCAACCCTGAAGGCAACAACGAGGCCGAGTCTCTGTAGTCGTCTCCTCACGTCCATTTTACTTGAGAAGTATAAACTTCAAACTTGTGTTTCTCTCTTCTACTAGGTTTGTGCCAGTCTGTTGCTACGGGTTCATAAAAAATCCTACCATGCAGTATATTACGGTGATGAATTTTGGCACCATAGCCACACATGAGGCAATATTTTGATAGACATTTGTTCAGTGTTGATCCTCTCCCGTATTGGTTGCAACAGTTTTTTGTTTGCATATGTCCAACTTCTGTGGATAGAATATGCGTGAGCTGGAAATATTCCTCTTAATAGCTTTTGGTTCCAGTAATCTTGCAATTGGAATTCAACTTTCTTATCCTATCTGAAATATACGTATAGAGAGTTTCCGTAGTACTTCACTTGGGACAAGGCTAAAATGTTATGGAAGCCTACAGAACATTGAACTTAGATTGGGAAGATGATGTATAAATGTACATTGTATTTTCAACTATGTTACTGATTATCTCCATGAAACAAATGTTCTGTCCAATTCTCCTTAGTTTTGTACACTGTCAAGCTGATGTTATATatgctttattttattttctaataGATTAATAGATGAACACTCAAGAGACCATTATAGAGAGCTTACCAAGGAACAAAATCTTGGATTTGATGAAGTGCATTTGAAAATTATAGACCAGCGAATTAAAAGAGTACAAAGTTGGTGGTCTTATAGATCCAAGTAATAAAATTTGTTACCCGTATCAACGCACGGGTACCGTCCTAGTGTACAATAAGTGAGACAATTCCCTACAAGCCATTAAAAAAGTTTCCAATTCCCTCCATACCACTATAAAACTTCTCGTTCCCAATCAGCTAGGCCCGGCTCAGGGGCATGGGCAGCAGGGGCGACCGCctaggggggtggggggggggggacagtcTTAATGATGTACATGTCATGTGTTGGATGCAATGCCCGCAAGTAAATATAGGAAATCAGTGAATGGCAATGATGCTCATGTCCCAAGCAACTTGCCAGATAATTTGATGTTAGTGATCGGGGATCCATTACTTGGCATGCCATAGCCCTTATTTTCTTATCGTAACTCGTCACATTATTAATCAAGAATTATGAACAAGTTGCAAGCTTATTTTTCTCATAAAGAAGTCACAAGTTAAATATAACTACCTCTGGTCCTCCATCTTAGAATAACATTTAAATTTTTTGGACAGATCAAATAAATTCATAAAATTTATACTGTACCCTTTATTTAACATATTCCTGCATGCACATACCATCTGTTTATAACAGTTATATATGCCTGTCTTACACGTCTCCACGAAATAATCTAAGTAATTGTGCATGCTACTATTTATTAACCACAAGAGCCGCAAGAAAATTATCTTTTGAGAGTAATTTTCATCCATTCACCCATTCAAATAGGCTTCACAACTCAAACGTGACTATATTTTGTACAAGTTTTAAATGCTAAATGTAACTATACGAAGAGAGTATCACTATTTGTTTTAATTATGAGTACTAATAGTTACCTTTATcgtattaaaaaatatttaacaTTAAGGGCCTATAGTACCAAGTTTGCCAAGAGCCCTCAAAATTATAGAGCCGGCGCTGCAATCAGCCATCGATCAAACTTTTTTGGACTTCTATGCCACTGCCGTCACCTTTTTGGTGGAACGTCAGTTACCTGCAGATTAAAATTTCCATTTTACCCCTGTCATGTGTGGGCCCCACCCTTCAATCTTCCTCCGCAGCTCTGGAAAAAAATTCGGTGGAGGCGGGCTGCAAACGCAGCTCCCTGCAGCCCCGCCTGGATGAGAGCCGTGTAACACCTCATATGTTAATTACTTTTCATTAAGGCTAATTATAGTCATTAGCGTTATAAATCACTAGAGAATAATTTTTCAGCAATTTCTGGATCAGTTCAGctcggaccggtctgacggtCGAACCTGAGTTGGTTGTTTTGGAACCCACAGTATTTAAAccactctcactctctcccacCGGCActgtccctctctctctcacgctcaccagctctccctctctccccaaGCTCCCCTCCCTCACCCAAACCCTAGGATCCAAAAATCCTCCATTTCCAATTAATCCAAGGCCAAGGATGACTCCCAATCGGTGGTGGGACGTCTCTCCTACTTGATTTCCCCGGGGGTGCTGTGGATTCCAAGTTTTTCGTAGGGGAAAAGCCCATTCAAGGTAATCTAGTGGTTTGGCTCGATCTCTTGTTCTAAATGGTTTTAGGCGATTTCCTCTGGTCAAACACATCCGCTTGCATCTCTGAACTAGAGCCTAGAAGGGTTGTGGAattggtgggcgattttcgccgcgcgcacgccgccgttcCCCTCAGGTTCAGATTATCCGGCCTAgtaccggatcatccgacccaacCCTCTTTTTGTGCACAAAAATCACTCCAAAAATGCctaggtccggatcatccggcatagggtcggatcatccggcacCGTCCAGTGGCAAAAAGTACTGTTTGGTCGGATCATCCAACCTATGGGCGGATCATCCGACCATGGGGACTTAACGGCAATCCTAAGCCAAAACTTTCTGGTGgtggtcggatcatccggcgttgggccggatcatccgatcaGCACAGACCTTCAGTGCTTGTAAAATACGTAGAAAATTacagaaaaattagaaaaatgcaaaaccaattGTGTTAGCTTCGTATCTTCATGCTCTACATGGTAGAACCATTAAATGCATGGTTTGAAAACGTCTTCTATGCAATTTTGTTTATGCTAAATAAAGGCCTTTATAGCTTGTTATATGCATAAATAGAGAGTTAGATTTATGCATGCATTTCTCATaccatatgcatacgtgtagcagccgcagcggaggaggttgtctacgaggtggttgcggagacATAGGAGCCGCTAGGGCAAGCccagcaggaggagaggcgtgagaacccggcccaaggcccagttcacCCCAGTGCAGAGTAGcaacccgaaggcaagccctggtgcataactcaatatttttaaattatgaaatattatatatatatatatctatctagtacttgtgcattacgtttcaggaatTGTTGAAAacttagatgcataatccttAGATTCCTTGAGTCCTATACTAGCAGATGTAGGACGATAGTCATGGCATGCTTAATAGGACTCGGTAGAAGCCGagtgatttcttgtcactcgcgagataaaGGATAttatagaagtcgagtaattgccggttactcgcgagatatataaTTATCTTTGTACTTCAGTAATTGAGATATGGAATGCAATGTGGAAATgatggaaatttgagaccggacggggaaatGTTATTGAGGTGTAGgcatggcagcaggacagggttcc containing:
- the LOC120666908 gene encoding uncharacterized protein LOC120666908, with the translated sequence MEMCYDEGNLPIMEMLEMCSDERNLLIMEMCYDELEMMDFEHFSVYDRLTMEKWTRIEIMAGKLWEKWQNGAASWAMQSAGSSTSSLPPLPAAGPPPILEELLGPGLQAVDVLTVTEILVSMTEILAVGGFLGALGFAVNVLGPRVALAQLLGLTATAPALGTPNQDQSRRTRRRSRWGPPQCYLCSRREVSHFFSCCQDLVCYDCASGRGPAMCRCTSRRRPVPHRPQYSPLPSRTVRLLQHPIWQIYNISDEPNFIVIRYFRPEDAAYSQETTGIRYTFHFFMEGAQWTRRISAWYTATPHAQVARIFLIEDSNPEGNNEAESL